One window of the Vigna radiata var. radiata cultivar VC1973A chromosome 1, Vradiata_ver6, whole genome shotgun sequence genome contains the following:
- the LOC106764186 gene encoding superoxide dismutase [Cu-Zn] 2 isoform X1 has product MKAANGNPKGVALVIGDNNVRGSLQFLQHTNGTTHVTGRITGLSPGFHGFHIHAFGDTTNGCNSTGPHFNPLKKDHGAPSDDERHAGDLGNIVAGPDGVAEISIRDTQIPLTGVHSIIGRAVVVHADPDDLGKGGHELSKSTGNAGARIACGIIGLQSSV; this is encoded by the exons atgaaagcTGCAAACGGAAACCCCAAAGGAGTGGCTCTCGTAATCGGAGACAACAACGTTAGAGGTTCTCTTCAGTTTCTTCAGCACACCAATG GGACCACTCATGTCACAGGGAGAATAACAGGGTTGTCCCCAGGATTTCATGGCTTCCATATTCATGCTTTTGGTGACACCACCAATGGCTGCAACTCCACTG GTCCTCATTTCAATCCATTGAAGAAGGATCATGGGGCTCCTTCAGATGATGAGCGTCATGCTGGTGATTTGGGCAACATTGTTGCAGGGCCGGATG GAGTTGCTGAGATTTCTATTAGAGATACACag ATTCCACTAACTGGAGTTCACTCCATAATTGGGAGGGCTGTTGTTGTGCATGCTGATCCTGATGATCTTGGAAAGg GTGGGCATGAACTCAGCAAAAGTACTGGGAATGCTGGTGCAAGAATAGCATGTG GTATCATTGGGCTCCAGTCATCCGTTTAG
- the LOC106766475 gene encoding eukaryotic translation initiation factor NCBP has protein sequence MDFTAEKKESENNSANNPENAHQTLDSSSPQLASALDSSSKETEERQSRELKAGLHPLKNKFVFWYTRRTPGVRNQTSYEDNIKKIVEFSTVEGFWVCYCHLARPASLPSPTDLHLFKEGIRPLWEDSANCNGGKWIIRFKKVVSGRFWEDLVLALVGDQLDYGDNICGAVLSIRFNEDILSVWNRNASDHQAVMALRDSIKRHLKLPHSYVMEYKPHDASLRDNSSYRNTWLRG, from the exons ATGGATTTTACTGCGGAGAAGAAGGAATCAGAGAACAACAGCGCTAATAACCCCGAAAACGCTCATCAAACGTTAGATTCTTCTTCTCCTCAATTGGCGTCGGCACTTGATTCAAGCAGCAAAGAAACCGAAGAACGACAATCTCGTGAACTCAAAGCTGGTCTTCACCCTCTGAAG AACAAATTTGTTTTCTGGTACACTCGTCGAACACCTGGAGTTCGAAACCAGACCTCATACGAGGACAACataaagaaaattgttgaatttAGTACG GTTGAAGGATTTTGGGTCTGCTATTGCCATCTTGCCCGGCCTGCTTCTTTGCCTAGTCCCACAGATTTGCACCTTTTCAAGGAAGGAATTCGCCCTTTATGGGAG gactCTGCTAACTGCAATGGTGGTAAATGGATTATACGATTCAAAAAGGTTGTCTCGGGTCGGTTTTGGGAGGACCTG GTTCTTGCCTTAGTGGGTGACCAATTGGATTATGGGGATAACATATGCGGTGCAGTACTAAGCATTCGTTTCAATGAGGATATATTGAGTGTCTGGAATCGCAATGCTTCAGACCATCAG GCTGTAATGGCCCTGAGAGATTCAATCAAACGTCACTTGAAGCTTCCTCACAGCTATGTTATGGAGTACAAACCCCATGACGCCTCTCTGCGAGACAATTCATCCTACAGGAACACTTGGTTGAGAGGGTAG
- the LOC106764186 gene encoding superoxide dismutase [Cu-Zn] 2 isoform X2: MKAANGNPKGVALVIGDNNVRGTTHVTGRITGLSPGFHGFHIHAFGDTTNGCNSTGPHFNPLKKDHGAPSDDERHAGDLGNIVAGPDGVAEISIRDTQIPLTGVHSIIGRAVVVHADPDDLGKGGHELSKSTGNAGARIACGIIGLQSSV, from the exons atgaaagcTGCAAACGGAAACCCCAAAGGAGTGGCTCTCGTAATCGGAGACAACAACGTTAGAG GGACCACTCATGTCACAGGGAGAATAACAGGGTTGTCCCCAGGATTTCATGGCTTCCATATTCATGCTTTTGGTGACACCACCAATGGCTGCAACTCCACTG GTCCTCATTTCAATCCATTGAAGAAGGATCATGGGGCTCCTTCAGATGATGAGCGTCATGCTGGTGATTTGGGCAACATTGTTGCAGGGCCGGATG GAGTTGCTGAGATTTCTATTAGAGATACACag ATTCCACTAACTGGAGTTCACTCCATAATTGGGAGGGCTGTTGTTGTGCATGCTGATCCTGATGATCTTGGAAAGg GTGGGCATGAACTCAGCAAAAGTACTGGGAATGCTGGTGCAAGAATAGCATGTG GTATCATTGGGCTCCAGTCATCCGTTTAG
- the LOC106759580 gene encoding tubulin alpha-3 chain-like yields the protein MREIISIHIGQAGIQVGNSCWELYCLEHGIQPDGTMPSDGSAEAHDAFNTFFSEIGSGQYVPRALFVDLEPTVIDEVRCGPYRQLFHPEQLMSGKEDAANNFARGHYTVGKEIEELCLDRIRKLADNCTGLQGFLVFNAVGGGTGSGLGSLLLERLSVDYGKKSKLGFIIYPSPQVSTAVVEPYNTVLSNHSLIEHSDVVVLLDNEAIYDICRRSLELERPTYTNLNRLISQIISSLTTSLRFDGAINVDISEFQTNLVPYPRIHFMLSSYAPVISSAKAFHEQLSVPEITRAVFEPTSMMVKCDPRHGKYMACCLMYRGDIVPKDVNLAVSNIKTKRQVQFVDWCPTGFKCGINYQAPTVVPDGDLAKVKRAVCMISNNTAVAEKVSSQKPGRILQPLKRTMRKLEMKVWMMKLVTEKSTKSNISMRQFVYERDKN from the exons ATGAGAGAAATAATAAGCATTCATATTGGACAAGCTGGAATTCAGGTTGGTAATTCATGCTGGGAGCTATATTGCCTTGAACATGGCATTCAACCTGATGGAACAATGCCCAG TGATGGCTCAGCTGAAGCACATGATGCTTTCAACACCTTCTTCAGTGAAATTGGAAGTGGGCAATATGTTCCTAGGGCTCTGTTTGTTGACCTGGAACCTACTGTAATTGATGAAGTAAGATGTGGTCCTTACAGACAACTATTCCATCCCGAACAATTAATGTCTGGTAAGGAAGATGCTGCCAATAACTTTGCAAGGGGACATTACACAG TTGGAAAAGAGATTGAAGAGTTGTGCCTTGACCGTATCAGAAAATTAGCTGACAATTGCACTGGCTTGCAAGGATTCTTGGTTTTCAATGCTGTTGGTGGTGGCACCGGTTCTGGCTTGGGATCATTGCTTCTCGAACGTTTGTCTGTAGATTATGGAAAAAAGTCAAAACTTGGCTTCATCATTTATCCTTCTCCTCAG GTATCAACTGCAGTTGTTGAGCCTTACAACACTGTTCTTTCCAATCACTCTCTTATTGAGCACAGTGATGTAGTTGTGCTCTTGGACAATGAAGCAATATATGACATATGCAGAAGATCACTAGAATTAGAAAGGCCAACTTACACCAACTTGAACCGTTTGATATCTCAAATAATATCTTCCTTGACTACTTCCTTGAGATTTGATGGAGCAATCAATGTGGACATTTCAGAGTTCCAAACCAACCTTGTGCCTTATCCACGAATCCATTTCATGCTCTCATCTTATGCCCCAGTTATATCTTCTGCTAAGGCCTTCCATGAGCAGCTATCAGTGCCTGAGATCACCAGAGCTGTGTTTGAGCCAACAAGCATGATGGTCAAGTGTGATCCAAGACATGGAAAGTACATGGCATGTTGCCTCATGTACCGTGGGGATATTGTGCCAAAAGATGTAAACCTTGCTGTCTCAAATATCAAGACAAAGAGACAAGTTCAATTTGTAGACTG GTGTCCTACTGGTTTCAAATGTGGTATAAACTACCAGGCTCCAACAGTTGTACCAGATGGTGACCTTGCAAAGGTGAAGAGGGCAGTTTGTATGATTAGCAACAACACAGCTGTGGCTGAG AAGGTGAGTTCTCAGAAGCCAGGGAGGATCTTGCAGCCCTTGAAAAGGACTATGAGGAAGTTGGAGATGAAGGTGTGGATGATGAAGTTGGTTACTGAAAA